In Panicum virgatum strain AP13 chromosome 5K, P.virgatum_v5, whole genome shotgun sequence, the genomic window AACCTTTTAGCTGAAAATTGAACCATATATATGTGGAACAAAAAGTTCGTTTATATAGTGCTTCAAAACTAATCTATCATTATCACGTAGCACCTGGAACCAACCAAACGGTTCATGATTATTCACTGTATAGGTTTGCTGCACATGATGCCCAGCTTAATCAAATTGGTAGACGTCTCCcaccccccccaaaaaaaattgGTAGACGTCTCGCAAAACTCAACCTGTTCGGTGCTGCAATTTATACAACGCCAATACATACTCTTTCTTTGAACGGAATCAAGTCATGCTAGATCGAAACATCTCTGATTCCATGCACAGCACAGCCACAGCAGAGAGCAGACTAGATAGAACAGGTTAATTCTGATCCACTGTCGTAATTCAGGAACTCGAAGATTCCGTCGATTGTATTCAGGAATCCCAATTGCACGAGATCTCTGTCATTAACAAACTACAGGATGCAGCCTACAGCACAGCACAACGACAATTACGTACAAATTCGTGATTCATCGAGGAAAAGACGATCATTGTAACTTCACTGTGCGAATGACAAATAATGTTAAATCATCAtcgtaaaacaaaaaaaaactttcatcAATCAAGAACTCATtatttcatcaaaaaaaaaatcaagaaccCATTAAGCGATCATGTAGTTGTAAGGCTATTACGTAGTACTGTGTTCAGTCTTAAGGAAGAGAGACAATCTTAACTAATAAGCAATCAAGATACGCAGTTTTCCTGCGTATTCGAGAGAAAAAAGCTAAACAATCTGCCAATTAAACAATTTGATAGTACAACTAGCTAGCCTACAGAGTTAGGCTTATAGCACTCGGCCACGCGCGGGTGCCCATCCAGCTCGACGTCGCAGACGAACGACTCCCAAGCCAGCCCGAACTCGACCTGGATCTGCGCCACGCCCAGCCTCCTCTCGTCTGTCATGAGGCGCAACAGATCACCGGGCACGCCCACCCCCGCGCTGGTCGCCTTCACCGGCAGCGCCAGCACCTCCTTGTCCCCCAGCTCGAACCCCGGCGTGCGCCCGCGCGCCAGGGGCACGCCCCCGTAGGAGACGatgacgtcgccgccgcggcgccgcaggCGGAAGGTGTGGCCGTTGTTGACGCGCACGATGAGGTCGAAGGCCGGCGAGGCTGCCCCCGGGGACAGCGCCGGCTGCAGCCCCTCGaagccggcgagctcgacggaGCATGTGGTCGGCTTGTTATCAGGGTACGCGATGGATTTCTTCGAAGGGAGCGTCGTCAGCAAAATGATGAAGCCGTTGATCAGGATCGTGGCAAGTATCCACGAGAAGCATCCACAGCCATCATCGTCGTCTTTCTTGTCCGTGGTGGACGCCATTGATCGGATTGTTCCGTCGCAGATCAATAGATACCATGACCATGGAGGAGGGGTCACTTATAGTCGTAAATGAGTAGGCCGGTCAGGACCCTGATTCACCGGCCGGTCGATACGGACACGAAGAGTATCCGTGTCCAAATCGAAATGGCCCTGCGAAGGGCGACCGGATTAGGGGATCGTGTATATGTATCCATCGGACGCAGGCGACAGAGGCAGAACGCGTCAACGGCTTTCGTGGAGCTCTTGGACATCCAAATAAAACCTTGCTGCTGCTAATATCGATGGCCAAAGTGATAAGGTGCTCtagcttaaataaaatgaaGTTGAATTAGGTAATTTACAAATTTTAACCTAAAACTCAAACTAGTTTGTGATAGCGGAGGCGAGGCCGTTGCCAACTGCCTCCGCACGGGCGcgacgccgcgcgccccgcgcaTGACGCGGCCGCCGCATGAGCGCATGAGCGCATGCAGCGTAGGACTCGCCCGCCGCCAGCTGCACGCGCGCATCGCTCGCGCATGACCGGGAATGCCGGCATGCCCGTGCTCAGTGTATACTCGAGATGTATTTAAACTCCAAGAGAGATCAATGAAAGATTAGCAGTTGTTCTCTCCATCTCTATCCATTCTTTCATGGTATCAGCTTACGAACGATCCTCCCTGGAAATTCCGTTCGCGTCCACCTCATCTCCCGCAACCATGGCCTCTCCTCGccactcctcttcctcctcggaCGACGCCGGCGATGTCGCCATCCCACCGGCTCCAGCGGCCGTCGTCCAACAGATCAACATCCGCTCCCACATCCCCATCACCCTCAGCCTCAAGGAGTCCAACTACAGCCAATGGCGCTGCTGCTTCGACTCCGTTCTCGGGAAATTCGGCCTCGCACCCCACgtcttctcgccgccgcccctcgacGAGCGCGACGCCGAATGGATCCTCAACGACCACAGCGTGGTCAGTTGGCTCCAGACCACGGTGCACACCGAGGTGTTCAACCTCATCTACCAGCCGCGCGCGTCTGCGTTCACCGTCTGGAACTCCATCGAGGGCTTGTTCCGCGACAATGAGATGCACCGCGCCGTCCTCGTCGAAGCCGAACTCTGCTCCCTGCAGCAGGGCGATCTGAGCATCGACGACTACTGCGGCCAACTCAAGCACCTCGCCGACATCCTCCGCGACCTCGGTCACCCCGTCTCCGAGCCGAGCCAAGTGCTCAATCTTCTGCGCGGGCTGAATCCGCGCTATCGCCATCTCAAGCCCATCGTCACGTCCAAGTCGCCGCCGCACACCTTCGCTTCCGCccgctccttcctcctcctggaGGAGCTCTGCGATAAGCATGACGACAAGGCCGCGTCGGGCCAGGCGTACGCCGTCGGCCACGGGACATCCTCCAACAACTCCACCAACACCGGGAACGGCGGCAACTCTCGCAACCGATCCCAGCGGAACAAGCGTCGCGGCGCCAACAACTCCGGCCCCAACTCCGGCGGTTCCCAGGGCCCGCGCAACGCCGGCGCGTCCGGTGGCCAACCCCAGAGTGGCTCTCCACAGCCCTTGCCTTGGGCCGCCGGCTACAACCCCTGGACTGGGCTGGTCCAGGCATGGCCCATGCCATTCCGCGCACCCGGTGCTGGCGTTCTCGGGCCACGCCCGCCGTTCCAGCCTCAACAGGCAATGACGGCGCaacaccagctccagctgccCGCCCCGACTGCGCCGCCCTCCTCAACTTGGGATCAGCAGGCCCTGCTCTCGGCGCTCGCATCGGTCGGGGGTCCTCAGCAGCAGCCTCCAAGCTCCGGTGACTGGTTCCTCGACACCGGCGCCACCACACACATGTCCAACAAtcccggtatcctctcttcctcctcccccatTTCATCCTCCTCTTACATCACGGTTGGAAACGGCGCTAGGCTGCCGGTCACCCACTCGGCCTGCACCTCCATTCCTACCTCCCGTACCCCTTTACTTCTCAACAATGTTCTTGTCTCTCCTCATCTAGTAAAGAACTTGATCTCCGTTCGTCAACTTACACGTGATAACAATGTTTCCATTGAATTTGATCCTAACGGTTTTTCTGTCAAGGATCTTCCCACCCGAACGGTGACCCTCCGATGTGAAAGCTCCGGCAACCTCTACCCGCTCCGACTGCCGCCACAGGTCGCGCTCAGTTCGTCCTGCACTCGTGATCTCTGGCATCAGCGGCTCGGACATCCCGGCCGGCAAACCCTATCTACTTTGCTTCAGTCTTTTGATTTCCAGTGTAATAAAGACACATCCCACAATTGCTCCTCTTGTCAGATGGGCAAACATGTTAGGTTACCATTTGCTCCCAGTGAATCTATAACATATTTTCCTTTCCAAATTGTTCATGCGGATGTTTGGACCTCTCCTGTGTTTAGCTTCTCGGGCTATAAGTACTATCTAGCTCTCCTTGACGATTTCACCCACTACGTTTGGGTCTTTCCCATGCGCCACAAATCAGAAACCCTGCCAATCCTGCAAAATTTTCATGCTTATGTGGGTACCCAGTTTGGTTTGCGACTGCTTGCTTTGCAGACTGATAATGGCagggagttcgacaccgtcgcgCTGCGAACGCTGCTTGCCAACCATGGCGTGCAGTTCAGGCTCTCCTGCCCATACACATCTCAGCAGAACGGGAAGGCCGAGCGAATCCTCCGCACTCTGAACGACTGCGTTCGTACCCTCCTCGTTCACAGCGGCGCCGACTACACGTTCTGGGCCGAGGCGCTCTCCACGGCCACGCACCTCATCAACCGCCGGCCGTGTCGCGCCACCGGCTCCACCACGCCGTTCGAGCTCCTCTTCGGCGTTCCTCCCAGCTACGACGAGCTTCGGGTGTTCGGCGCATTGTGCTTCCCCAACACTACCGCAACGACCTCCCACAAGCTCCAGCCCAGATCCACGCCGTGCGTCTTCATCGGCTACCCGCCAGATCACCGCGGCTACCGGTGCTTCGATCTCACGACGCGCCGCGTGCTCACCTCACGGCACGTTGTCTTCGACGAGAGTCAGTTCCCCTTCCGGCAGCGCCAACCGCAGCCCACGCATACGCCCATGCATGCGCCTCCAGTCGACGACACCGTTCCTATTCTCCCTCAGCCATTtagctcgccgccaccgccgcaaacCTCGCCCACAGCATCTCCTGCCTCGCCTGCGAGTCCACCCACGTCCACGACATCCCCCTCACCTGACCCTGTGCCGCGCACGTCTGCTACACCCACTGGCCATCGCATGCTCACACGCGCCAAAGCCGGCATACACAAACCCAACCCCAAATATGCCCTCTCAGCCACAACCCAAACCGTCTCACCCGTGCCGTCGTCAGTTCGCGTCGCTCTCAAGGACCCCAACTGGCACGGTGCAATGCAAGCCGAGTTCGACGCCCTGCTGCACAATGGCACCTGGTCTCTCGTCGACCGACCTCCGGGAGCACGCGTCATCACCGGCAAATGGGTGTTCAAGCACAAGCTGCGCTCCGACGGCAcgctggagcgctacaaggcgaGGTGGGTCGTTCGCGGGTTCAACTAATGGCCCGGCATCGACTTCGGGGAAACGTTCACGCCGGTCGTCAAGCCCGCCACCATCCGCTCAGTGCTCGCCATCGTTGCTTCCAAGCAATGGCCCGCGCACCAACTTGACGTCTCCAATGCGTTTCTCCACGGCGACCTCAAGGAACGCGTGTACTGCCAACAGCCCACGGGATTCGCAGATTCCGCACGCCCAACCGCTGTGTGTGAACTTCGACGATCCCTCTACGGCCTCCGGCAAGCTCCTCGCGCGTGGTTCACGCGCTTCGCGGAGTTTGTCCAGacgatcggcttccagcaggcCCGCTCGGACTCGTCGCTGTTCATCCTCTCCTCTCCTGCAGGGATGGCGTATCTCCTACTGTACGTCGACGACATGATCCTCTCAGCATCGTCCACGGCTCTTCTCTAGCAAATCATCGCCCGCCTCAAGACCGAGTTCGCGGTCAAGGACATGGGCGTCCTGTCCTACTTCCTGGGCATCGACGTTCATCGCTCCTCCGACAGCTTCTTCCTCTCGTAGGCCAGCTACGTCTACGACCTCCTCGAGCGAGCTGGCATGGCCAACTGTAAACCAGTGGCTACGCCTTGCGACACCAAGGCAAAGGCATCGACACAGGACGGCACGCCGGTCACCGATCCCAGTTTCTACCGCAGCATGGCCGGCGCCCTACAATATCTCACACTCACACGGCCCGACATCGCCCTCGCCGTGCAACAAGTGTGTCTCCACATGCACGCTCCTACTGAGGTACACGCCGGCATGCTGAAGAGGATCCTGCGCTACATCAAGGGCACACCGTCGCTCGGTGTCCATCTCCGCGCCTCGCCATCGAAGACGCTCACCGCGTACTCAGATGCGGACTGGGCCGGCTGCCCAGACACGCGGCGTTCTACGTCCGGCTTCTGCGTGTTCCTCGGGGACTCGCTGGTGTCCTGGTCGGCGAAACGGCAGACGACGGTATCCCGATCAAGCGCAGAGGCTGAATACCGTGGCGTCGCTAACGCAGTCGCCGAGTGCACATGGCTTCGTTACTTGCTCGGTGAGCTTCACCACGGCGTCGCCAAGGCCACGCTTGTGTTCTGCGACAACGTTTCTACCACATACATGTCGCGCAACCCAGTTCATCACAAGAGGACGAAGCACATTGAGCTCGACATCCACTTCGTGCGTGAGAAGGTCAGCGTCGGCGACGTCCGCGTTCTACACATGCCCAGTACGCGCCAACTCGCCGATATCTTCAAGAAAGGCCTCCCGACGGCGCTGTTCGAAGAGTTCCGATCCAATCTCTGCGCTCCGGTGCCGAACGCTGAGATTGAGGGGGGGTGATAGCGGAGGCGAGGCCGTTGCCAACTGCCTCCGCACGGCGCGcgacgccgcgcgccccgcgcaCGACGCGGCCACGCCGCGCACCCCGCGCACGACGCGGCCACGCCGCGCACCCCGCGCACGACGCGGCCACGCCGCGCACCCCGCGCATGACGCGGCCGCCGCATGAGCGCATGCAGCGTAGGACTCGCCCGCCGCCAGCTGCACGCGCGCATCGCTCGCGCATGACCGGGAACGCCGGCATGCCCGTGCTCAGTGTATACTCGAGATGTATTTAAACTCCAAGAGAGATCAATGAAAGATTAGCGGTTGTTCTCTCCATCTCTATCCATTCTttcagtttgcacaaaacttaacttaaaatatgctatctagatgtacaACTATAGTTTAActagtgtgaaactctcatcccaaaagagtttagcaacctataaccaatcctatcaagatactactctatgaaaataaaggcacacaagaattACTAGAATAAAATATGGAAACTAAAGATGGGATGAGAGGAGACAAAACCTCGAcacgagaatttatcccgtggttcggttagccacgaagccacacctacatccacattgttgaagcactcatgaAGAATTGCTTcctggcaatcaagtctcttctgtgaacacaatcacggtcatctTGATCCCGCTTTTCACTAAGAAGCTTCACCACGAAAGATGGGGTCTCCACGTTCCctgcacaatgtcgtcgacgccgctccacaccaagccggagggtcgaagacgtgCTGGTGaaccaccaagactccaagaatGGCCGGCGCATCGACATACAATaaggttcactctagaaccaactCACAGGGCTCAACTCCTTGCTCACTGACTCACTTAatagctaatctagcactaacactctcaaagatATGCTAAGGACTACAAATTTGATCACTAAGTACTTTgattggcttggaggtgttctt contains:
- the LOC120710709 gene encoding uncharacterized protein LOC120710709, yielding MASTTDKKDDDDGCGCFSWILATILINGFIILLTTLPSKKSIAYPDNKPTTCSVELAGFEGLQPALSPGAASPAFDLIVRVNNGHTFRLRRRGGDVIVSYGGVPLARGRTPGFELGDKEVLALPVKATSAGVGVPGDLLRLMTDERRLGVAQIQVEFGLAWESFVCDVELDGHPRVAECYKPNSVG